AGATAAAAATAGCTCGGGCTTCTTTATCCCTCGGCTTTGCCGAGTGAACGAACCCTCGCGCTCGCAAAAGGCCCGGTTATTCCGGGCCTTTCGCTCAGGAAAAAAGCTCGGGCTTCTTTATCCCTCGGCTTTGCCGAGTGAACGAACCCTCGCGCTCGCAAAAGGCCCGGTTGAAAACCGGGCCCTTTTTGTCTAGTTACAGAAGGAGAGTTCGCCGGGGGTGGGGGCGCCCAGGCACCAGGCGGTTGCATCGTAGCGGGTTTTCCACTTGTCGATGTCCAGCTGGCCAGAACTTCCGTACTTGCCGGAACCGAGGGCGGGTACCGCACTCGTGTGGATACTGTCGGGTTCCGTTGCGTAATACAGTTCGTCCATCACTTCGTTTCCGCACTTTAAGGAAATCGCTCCCTTGGAGTTCCCAAGGTCAAGCCATCCCTCGGTGTTTACGTACCCCGCGGGAGTACGCTCGGAGTTGGCGGAACCTAACACCAGGACTTCTGCAGGAGGAATCTCGCTGACGGTCAGGACGAAACTCTTGCTGGTACTGCCGCTGGTAACGTTCAAGGTGCAGTCGTCCAGAATCAGAGTGTCCAGACTGCCGTTGAAAATTTCAACGAATTCATACTGGCTGGAATCCTTGGAATCCGGGGCGGAAAAGTATTCCGTAATCAGCAATTCTTCTGCCCGAGGGAGGCGGTAGCCTGCGGGAAGCGGCAAAGTGAGGTTCACGTTCTTTTCTGCAGCGGCCTGGATGGCAAGAGAAATCTGAGCCCTCAGGGCCTGGAGGGACAAATCCGGATTGGGACTGTCCTCGCTCAACAGGAACTTGTCCGACAGACTGTAGATTTCGTTTCCATCGGCGTCCATCAAGGCGATTGTCACGTCATAATGGACTCCCAACTTCAACATCTCGCTCTTGAAATAGCCCTTGCTGGTGCCCAGGACCATGGGAATCTCGTAGCGGTTCTCATCCGAGGTAAGCGTCATCAAGCCGGACTGAATTCCCGCGGAATTGCCAAGACCTAAGGGAATCTCCACATATACAAATCCCACGAGGGGATGCATCTGGATGTTCAAGTTGACGTTTGTGCCTGCCTCCAGCTTCGTCTCCAGTTCGCCCACCTGCATGAGAGCTCCGTTGGCGTAAATCTTCGCCTTGAAGTTCCAGTGGTCGCTGGGGAACAAGTCCAGACTGAAGTTTCCGTCGTTCGAACTGTGGACCAGATGGAGCGTATCCGCACCCTCGCAGTCCAGAACAAGACTGTCCAGCAGGGGCGGGGCGTTGTATTCCAGCTTGAGGGCTACATTGGAAGATGCTGCGTTCAGGGCTGCGGAACTGTTCTCGCCAGTGGTGTCGGAAGAACAATTCCAGAGAGCGCCTGCGCACAGAAGGGTTGCCGCAGTTCCAAATAAACCGCGGGTTTTGATCATAGGACTCATATAACCTCCATTGTTAAGATGTCCTATTTCCTAACACGAGGTAATTGTCCGAAAATTTCCGTTTTTGCTAAAAATAGTTGTAAAATGATTTTTACAACTTTAAAGGCTTTTGACCATTTTGCTGGCGACTGCCCTGCAGTTTTGTGGCGCAGGCCTTATCCTGTCGCAGAATCTTGACTAGTGCACTGGGGGTTAGCTTGAATGCCGCTGCCGCCATCTTGGTGTCTCCGCCCTTGCTTGCCATAATGTCGAACACATGGGCTACAAAGAGGGGAAATAGTGCATTGGAGGTCTGGATATGTCCGTTGCTTCCTGGGAAGGGTATTTCCGGGGAAGCCGGTTCGCATCTAACTTGAAGTGCCAAGGCCATCTGCATACGGTGCAACGCATGGACCTTGTTTTCGTGGGCGCTTCTTCCTTCGCAGGATTTGATTTCTAAATTAAATTCGCGAAGTGTCAGGAGAACTCCTGTATTGGTCTTGTTGCGGTGTTGTCCGCCCGGACCACTGCCCTGGTAACCTTTCAGGGTACAGGCTCTCAGAAGTTCATCTAAACTCATTCTTAAGTAGGTATCGCGATGCATGTACTGAAAAATAAAATTCTTACGGTTATTATGGGCTGTGCCCTCTCCATTTTTGTTGGCTGTGCCGGCTCCAATACCGATGGAGCTAAGCCTAGTGCCCTAGACGCCACCCTGGGCCAGTCCGCAGATCAGAAGGATGCCAAGGTTCAGGCTCGTGAACAGGATAAGCAGACCCTGCTGGAATCCATGTTCCAGAATTTTGTGAGTTCCGTCTCTAATGGCGCCACGTCCGAACAGTTGCTGGAAATGCTGACTGATTCTTCTGAATACTGGCTGGATACTCTGGAGGCTCATGCCAAGAGCTATACCTCCGAAGATCTGGATACTTGCCAGTTCTATGAAGCATATTCCATCCTTCTTTATCGCCTTTACGAGCGCGAACACCTGTGGGAAGTTTCCGAATACAAGATGCTTTGGCTGTTCCTTTCCAAGGGCGGCATGTTTGAACGCTTTACCAGCTTGAATCTGGGTCCTGTAAAGATCAAGAATGACCGTGGAAGCGTAGGCCTTGCCAAGAGCCCCGAAGTTCCCATTATGCTGTTTACCTGGGATGATTCCGATTGGAAATTGGACTTGGTGGAAACGGTTCCCCTGATTACCAAGGGCATCGAAGCTACTGCATCCAAGAAGAACTGGAGCAACAAGAAGCTGGCTCTTTATTGGTTGGATCAAGAATATCACATGACTTACAGTCGTCTGGATGAATCCCTCTGCGAACCCATAGGCTTTTAACAATTATGAGTTATGAATTGCGAATTATGAAAAACTCATATATTTCGTTTTTATTTGTTCTGCTGGCTGCTGCTGTGATGTGCGCCGCTGCGCCCCTTAAATCGGGAAAGGGCGCCAAGCTAACGTCTGGATCCGCCATCGTGATGGGGGCTGTAGAATCGAAGAATCTCTTTGAGGGCGATCGCCTTTTTGCGGTTCTAGATTCCGTGGGCGGTTCCGGCACCTGGATGGAATGGGACGTCAATGGAGTTAAGGATCCTTCTGTTATGGAAGTGCTGAACCCTCTTTTGAAGTCCAGTAACAAACCCAAGATGGTTTGGGTACTTACCGAGCGAGAAGACGGAAATGCCAAGCCTTTGATGGCTGTTCTCCTGCCTAAGGGCAACGGCGAAACCATTGTCTTTTATGAACTGAAAAGCTTGGATGCCAAGCCTGAAGCCTTGTCCATCAATGGAGTTCTTGATCCGCTGGTGGTCTTGAGAGATTACAGACAAGTGAATGATAATGAGTTCGTACATCGTGACCAGCCTAACCTGAAGGCTTACGTGAACAAGAATATCATTCGACTGTCTTATGAGAAAAGAGGGGAGAACCCGCTGGTTCTGGACCCTGGCTTTTCCAAAAAGAACATGATGGAAAAGCGTGTGGTGCTCCGTGACTTCGAGGATTACTTCAAGTATGAATACTCCCTGATGCTTCGCGCTTTCGTTCAGTCTACCCGCAGTATTTTCAACTGGCAGGCTTGGCACTGGTATATGCCCTCCTGGAATGGAAAATTCATGATGAAGCAGGATGAACTGGAGGCTATTCTCAATCGTGGAATCACTCCGGATTTTTTCATCCTGTTCAAGGCAACCACCCCGAAGGGTGAATCCATCGAATTGCGGACAAATGGGTCCGGATTATCCGTTCTGGAAGTAAAAACGAAAAACTAAAATTGCTATTTTGGGAGCGTGAAGTTCCCCGTATTAAAAATATGCCTTGGGATGCTGTTGGCTGTACCTGCCATGGCATCCAGAATTGTTGAAGATTCCAGATCCAAGTTTGTGCTGGATGACGAAGTCGTCAGAAGCCAGGTTAGCAAATGTGATGATCCGGAAAGATCTTTCGTTGATGATGATAACGGCGTGCCCTACCGTTCCTATCGGGTGGCGTTGCCGTCCAAGAATCGTCCCTCCGTCTCCTTAAGTGGTGAATCTCTTTTGCCCTTGGGAAATTCCCTTCAGGATACCTCGTCCTGCGAGAAGGGTGACTTTGGACGGGCCCCGCTTCGTTTTACGTCTGTCAGTGTTTCTGATCCGTACTTTAAGGATGGCCTTTGGGTTGCCGACATTCGTGTCCCGCTGTATGTGAAAAGCGGGAACTCCGTTGCCCTTCGTAAGAATTATCGGGTCAATGTCCAGTTTGAAAAGGCTTCCCAAGGGGTGAATCCGGGAAAACGTGCCCTGTCTTCTGTCATCAATACCAGTGGCGCAGAAAAGTTCGGCGTGTCCATGAATGCCGCCCGCAAGGCGATACGTAAGGCCAGCGCCGACCAGACAGCGGATGTCTCGTTCCTTGCTCAGCTTCTGGTGACGGGGGATAAGAACCGACCGGGATCTCCCAGCGAAGATGGTCTCTATGCGGTGGATTTCAAGACCATTCGTACTTCGCTTCTTTCTCTGGGTCGACAGAATGATCTGGACGGCATTCCTGTGGATCAGCTATGCCTGTATGGCGCCTCTCCGGATACCATTTCTTCTTTTGGGCCCGGTGCTGAAGGTCGCAATCCTAATCAGATATTTGAAATTCCCATCGAGGTTCGAGATCATTCTCCCAATGGAAATGGCCCTGATGGTACTTTCAACGAAGGGGACTCCATCGTCTTTATTGGATATGGCAATGGATTCTGGAAACGTGCGGATCGTGAGGATCCGTCCTACGTGAATGGATCTATGGACTACTTCCACTCCTACTCTCCTTATTCCACCTACCAGAGCTTCCTCTTTGGCGTGAAGGAGAGCGGAAAGGGTAAGCGTTTAAGTGAAGTTCTTCCCGCGGTCAATGGAACGGGTAAGGATGTGGACTGGATGCGCTATGTCCGTGCGGAAAAGGACGCTATCCTCCGTGATACTTACTTCGGCAAGGACCTGGACTGGGAATCCTCTACAGGTAAGGAATGGTTCTGGGCTTGGGGCGAAGTCTCCGATACGGTGGAGGTGAGTTCCTCGACCTTGTATACCAGGGAAACGTCTTCCTTACCGGGTCTTATTGCTGGAGGCAAGAATTATGTGGCCGTCTCCTATTTCCCGAACCGTTCTGTGTGGGACAATACGGCATACGCTGGCCAGAAAATTACCTCCAACTTGTCCGGCAAAACCTATGCGGAACGTATGGACGAAATCTGGTTTGTGATGGACGTGAATGGAACTAAGGCCACCATGGATTCTCTCAAGAAAGAGAATATGGTTCTAATGCCTGGCGGAAACTTCCGTATGGAAAATGCCGCCTTGAAGGCTGAGGGGAACCAGTATGCTTTGACCATGCTTCCTTCCAGACGTTTCCAGCGTTTTGATGGTTATAGCGTTGCTTACCAGTGGACTCCTGTGGTGGATTCTGCAGAATGGCTCTTGCCCGGCGCTGTGTCCGGCGTGATTAACGTTCCCGTTCCTGCTGGAACCCAGGTCATGAAATTTGTGGACTTACAGCCGGTAGGTCTTCTGAACGCATCCAGCGGGATGGCTAAGGACAGCGTGAATGCTGCTGAAGATGTTCGTTATCTTGCCGTCAAGAAAGACGTGTTCCGCACCAGCCTGAAGGTCTCTGGAATTCCTTCCAAGAGGGATGGCGTCATTTCCAATTTAAGTCGTCCCAACAGTAATATCGAATACTTGATTATCACTCCTACGGAATTCCTGGCAGGCGCAGATTCTATTGCGGAATTCCGTTCTAGTGGAAAGGCTTCCTCTGTAATCCCTACGGGTATTGTTACCGTGGAAGATATTTATCGCAAGTATACTGCGGGTCGTGTCTCTCCCGGTGCTATTCGTAACTACATTGCCTACGCTCGTGAAGTTTGTCCTAACTTGAATTATGTCCTGCTCGTTGGCTCGGGTCATTTTGACTATCGAGGCATGAATGCCAAGTTGGGTCCCATCTATATTCCGCCCTATGAAATTGAAGATAAGGCTGTGGATGACTTCTATGCCGTTCTAGATTCGGGTGAACAGGTGATGTATGGCGTCTACGATCTGGATGTTTCTCTTGCTCGATTGCCTGTGTCCAGTAATGAGGAAGTACTCAACTACTACCGCAAGGCTAAGGATTACGAAATGTCCGGCACCATGGATTTCTCCAACTGGCGCTCGGTGCTTCTAATTTCTGCAGATGATGGCAAGAATAGTGGAAGTGTTGATAAATCCAAGCATACACTTACTACGGAGTCCTTGAATGCTGTTATTGATAGCGCTTCCTTAAAGCATGGTATTCGCTGGAATTTCAAGAAAGTCTATTTGATTGACTATGAAGAAGACGCTGCCGCCCAGAAGAAGGATGCTGCAGAAGACTTCATGAATGTGCTTAATCAGGGCGCCTTGTTTACGTCCTACTTTGGACATGGTTCCATGACGGACTGGGCTAGCGAAGGCTTGATGAAGGTGGGTTACGTGACTCGCCTGAACAACAAGGGTCGTAACACGATTTTGGGATCCTTCTCCTGTACCGTGGGACGATTTGACTTTGGTGTCAAGAAGTCCTTGTCCGAAGCATTTGTTCTTGCTAAGGATGTGGGCGCAATTGCGTCTGTGGGCGCCACTCGTGAAACCTGGGCATCCTCCAACCGCAGATTTGCAGAAGCCTATATGCTAGGCGGCCTTGTGGAAGGTCGTTCCAGATTAGGCGACGCATTCCGTTACGGAAAGAAGGCTGGTTCTGGCAAGACTTCCTACAATTCGGACCGTTATAACGAGGAGCGTTATACCTTGTTTGGCGAACCTGTGGTTCCTCTGCCAAACTTTACGGGGCTTGTCCATCTGGATCGCGAACTGGATACTCTTCGTGCCTTGGATAAGGTGACTCTCTCCGGTTCTGTGGATAACATTCAGGATGGCTATGTGGATTTGATGATTACGGAAGGCAGGTTTAGTCGTCGTGTTTCCCTGCAGGTGGATGACGATTCCATTACCATCTTTAATGAAGGTAACCTGATTTTCTCCGAAGAAGTGGCTGTGAAAAATGGACGCTTTGAAACACAGTTTATCACCCCGAAGAAGCTTTCGTTCGGTGATTCACTGACCGAAATCCGTATGTGGGCCTTTGACAATAAGAAGTCCGATGTGGCGAAGTATCTGCATCGTGACATGCGTATTGAAGGCGTGTCCAGTTATGCGGATTCCTTGAAGGATACTGTACCTCCGACGATTACCATACAGCCGTGTTATGCTGGAGCGAACGCTGGTTTTACCAATGGTGAAATTGTGAAACTTCAGACGCCAGCTTGCTTGCAGGTGGTGGTAGAAGATTCTACGGCTCTTGACTTTAGAGAACAGGCTGATGAAGGTATTTCTTTTGAAATTGCCGGTGTGAAGGATCCGTTCCATCCTTGGCCTTATTTGGAACAGACTTCCAAGATGGCTAAGATCCGCATGAATTTTGCTGAAAATCTTTATCCTGCAGGGAACTACATTTTCAAGGTTCGCGCCTTGGATGTGCTTGGCAATCGCAGCGTCAAGATGGTTTATCTGGATATTACGGATGACTTGACTGCTGGCTTGCAGAATGTCTATAACGTACCTAATCCCATGGGCAAGAAGGGAACGACCTTCTACTTCAAGGATCTGGCCGTAGGTAAAGACGCAAAGATTGATATTTTCATCTACAACCAGAATGGTAAGCTGGTAAAGGTTATCAAGAACGCAGTGTCTGGTGTCACCCATTGGGATGGCCGCGACAATCATGGACGACTTCTGGCGAATGGCTTGTACCATTATGTGGTTCGTTCCCAGGTGTCTTCCGGAAATGACAAGAAGACCTTCACGAAGAAACAGAAACTTTTGATTTCGAGGTAATTATGGATTTGAGACAAAAACCGGGTAAGGTCCAGAAAGTTCTGGAAATTTTGATGCGTATTAGACTTTTGTCCGTTGTGGGCTTGGTGGTGGCGACAATCGCCATTATGGCCTCCAACTGGCAGAATGTGGTTTCCCTTCCCGTAGGTGCATCTGGCGCTCTTGCTGAATGGCTTCCTGACTTTAGCGTGGCTAATGCCTGGAATTCTGCTCAGTACCTGGTTGTTGCAACTATTGCTACGGTTGTGCTGAGTTTTGTTTTTGGAAAGGTCCGTGCAGGGGTTGCTTCCATTGTTTCTATTGCTCTTTTTGTGGGGAGCTTGATTTTGATGGATGGAAACGAAACCATGCCTCTGATTTTCTTTGGAGTGCTGGCTGGCGTTTCCGTAGTGTGCCTTCTGTTTGTGAAACTTGGTGTGGCTTGTGGCCTGTTCCCCTTTGTTTTGGGATGGCTGTTCCTCAGTGCGTTGGTTGCTGTTCTGCAGCCCTCTCTGGAACCCTCCTATCTGGTATGGGCTGCTCTTTCCGCACTTGGATTTGCTGGCGCTATGGGCTTGTCTGCTTTAGCGGGTAAATTCTTGGGAGAAGGAATGCCTCAGGCCGGCGCCATGGTAAAGGCAGCAAAGCAGATGGTGATTCCCATGCTGGTTTCCTCCCTGCTGGTTGTAACGGCTATCGCTTTCGATATGCCTGCCGCTCAGGTTGTGGAAGGCGCTGCAAAGCCTGCTGAGGGTGCTAACGTCTGGGGCGCAATCCTGTTCTTCTTCGTGTTTAACCTGTGGTATTTTGTCATCCTGTTCCCCATGATGACTTTTGCGCCCTGGGATCGTCTCCGTTCCGGTAGCCGCCGCGTTGAAATGAAGGACAAGAAAAAGCCCGCTGCAAAGGGCAAGAAGAAGTAATCGACAATCGTAGTTTAAAGTTTTACAAAAACTGAAAATTACAAAAATATGTTATTTTCTCGAGTAGGGTTCTGACCAGTGGTCAGGACCCTTTTTGTTAGGAAATTTTTGACTGAATTACAATTTTTGTAAATGCAATATTTTGCCTAATTCAAAAATTGTAATTGTAAAACTAGTTTGTTATCCCTGCAGAATTATTTGTTCTGAAACAATCTAATCGCTCTGGAAGCCTTATTTTATAAGGGCTAGCGGGATTTTGCCGCTGGTGTTTTTTGTTTATCACGGGATGTTGGCACGGTCTTTGCATATAGGGTGCGGAAACAAAAATAAACCTAAACAAGGACAACAACCATGAAGCTCATTACAGCTTACATTCAACCCGAAAGGCTTAATAGCGTAAAGCAGTCGCTTTATGAAGCCGAAGTTTTCAAGATGTCTGTCACCAACGTCCTCGGCTGCGGTCAGCAGAAGGGACACACACAGGTCTATCGTGGTGTGGAAACCGAAGTGAACCTGTTGAAGAAGATCTGCATCCGTATTGCAGTGAACGACGAATTCGTCAAGCCCTGCATCGACGCTATCATCAAGGGCGCTCGTTCTGGAAATATTGGCGATGGTAAGATCTTTGTTACCGAACTTGAACAATGTATCCGTATCCGCACCGGTGAAACTGGTCCGGAAGCTATTGGTTAATAAGGAGGTATAAAAATGGCTGATACACTTTCTACTATCGTCGATACCGCCGCTGCCGTAGCTGACACCGTTTCTAGCGCCGCCGCTGCTGTTGTTGAAACCGTTACCGAAGCCGCTGCTCCTGTTGCAGCCGCTGTCGAAGCTGCTCCTGCCGCTGCTGCAGAAGCCGCTCCCACTGTAGGTGACGCAATCTTCATGACCGAAAACATCTGGATCATGATTTCTGCAATGCTGGTGTTCATTATGGGCCTTGGCTTTGCTTGCGTTGAATCTGGTCTTTGCCGTGCAAAGAGCGCATCCAACATCTGCTTTAAGAATATCGCAGTTCCCGCAATCGGTATTTCCGTGTACGCACTGTTGGGCTTCGGCCTGATGTACCCGGGTGAATTTAACGGTTGGCTTGGCTTCGCTGGCTTCGGCATTGGCGACTGGCTGAACCCCGCAAACTTCACCGCCTCTTACAACGGACACTTCTCTCTGTTCACCGACTGGCTGTTCCAGGCAATGTTCGCTGCAACCGCTGCTACCATCGTCTCTGGTGCTGTTGCTGAACGTATCAAGCTTTCCTCCTTCCTGGTGTTCACCTTCTTCTACGTAGCGTTCGTCTACCCGGTAGTTGGTTCCTGGGTTTGGGGCGGTGGCTGGCTCTCCAACTTCGCTGGATTCGGTGCAGAAGGCTTCCACGACCTGGCTGGTTCTGAACTGGTTCACTCCGTTGGTGGCTGGGGCGCTCTCGCTGGCGTGCTGATTCTCGGACCCCGTATCGGTAAGTATGTGAACGGTAAGGCTCACGCAATTCCGGCTCACAACGTACCTCTCGCTACCATCGGTGTGTTCATCCTGTGGTTCGGCTGGTGGGGATTCAACGGCGGTTCCGCTCTCTCTGGCAACCCCTTCGATACTTCTCTGATTCTCGTTACTACTAACCTCGCTGCTGTCGCTGGTATCATCACTGCAACCGCTACTTCCTGGATCATTGCAAAGAAGCCCGATGCCACCATGGCTCTCAACGGCTGCTTGGCTGGCCTGGTAGCAATCACTGCTCCTGCTGACACCGTCTCTCCGCTTAGCGCATGGATCATTGGTGCAATCGGTGGTGTGATCGTAGTCCTGGCTGTGTATATGTTCGAAAAGCTTCGCTTGGATGACCCGGTTGGTGCTCTCTCCGTTCATCTGGTAAACGGTATCTGGGGTACTCTCGCTGTAGGTATCTTTGACTACACCGGCCGCTTCAATGTTGCAACTCAGGCTCTCGGTGTCGTTGCTTACGCAATCCCCTGCTTCCTGGCTGCATGCTTGATCTTCATCGTCATCAAGAAGACTATGGGTCTCCGTGTGAGCGAAAAGGAAGAACTGAAGGGTCTTGACCTGGCCGAACACGGACAAGAATCCTACGGTGGCTTCCAGATCTTCAGCAACACCTAATTGCGAAGACAATAACTTTAAAAGCCATAATAAAAACAAAGAACCTCGCACCGGGTGGTGCGGGGTTCTTTTGCTTTAAGGAGAGATGAAGTTTTTGTGGTGATTAACGTTCCAGTGGATTTTCGATGGTGTATTTTTTATCCATGAAGTGTACGTACTTGGCGCCCTTTAGAAGTTCCTCGTTCACCTGGAAATAATGATCGCTATAACAGCGGCATTTTGAGAGTGTTGCGGTCGAACAGCTTTCATCGTACTGATATAGGGTAAGGACTGTTGCGATGTCTGTTGTGTCTGTTGGGTGGTAGTACTCTTCGTGTCTTTCGCAGGTTAGGTCGTATTGAATTGTTAAATCTTCGCCGGCCAAGTAACGTATGACTCCAGTACTGACGGCGCAGTAGTCCGACGCATCAGGAATCATAATCTCGTAGGAACCTTCGCCAATTTTTGTGATGGTTGCATTTCTTTCGGTGGATGCGTCGCTGTTGGCGACTGTCTTTGCGAGCGCATTCGCCTTGCATTCTCCAGTCTTGACCCAGTTCGTAGAGTCTTGGCTGCCGTTTGCATTGCTGGTATCGGGCTCGCTTACTTCTGGTTTGATGCTTACGGGTAGGTCCTTGCAGGTGTTCAATACGGCTCTTCCGTACTTTGCCCAGTAGGGGTCGTTGTAGTAGATGAGATTGTCGTCTGTAGAATCTACGGGTGTGATGGAGCAGATATCTCTGCCGTCTTCGTCCAAAGAGTAGGTTCCGCCTTCCTGATTGCAGTCTTTCTGGAATGCTTCCTCCACATGCTCGTCATTTCCGATGAGCCTTTTCTTTATACGCATGTCTTTCGTTTCGATATCGCTATATGAGATGGAGATGCTGTAATACAATAAGGTGGAGTCACCTTGTTCGCAGCCAATAAATCTGTCGAAACCGTTGAAGTTGTTGACGAGTACTTTTCCGGTGGACAAGGTGTCCCTCTGGCCAAGGCAGGGCCCCAGGCCCATTTCTTCGCTAAAGCAGTCTACAGCAATTAAGTTGCTAACGAAGTCTTCCTTCAGAAGTGATTCGTAATACTGTTCTCGCAGGGAGTCTAGCTCTTCGGGCGTAGGCATGTATACAGAATCGCGAATGAGTATAATGGTGTCCGGAGGGGCCTGGACAGTGTCAGAAACTGTGGGAATGCTATCCTGCGGGTTTTCCTGGGACAGTTGTCCCTGTGGGGTTTCCTGCGGGGCGGTGCTTGTGCTTTCGTTATCGCTACAGGCAACGAGAGCCATAGCGACCATCCCGCTTGCGATGGTCTTCTTTGTGAACTTCATGATTTGTTCTCCTATGTTAGTTTCGGCAATGACCGATTACTGCCTGACTGTATTTTTCCCAGACAGGGTCTTTGTATTGGGCTTGACCTTGCACGTTAATGGTGCATTGCAAATTCCCTTCACTGATTAGCTCGTACCTTCCGCCTTCGGCTTCGCAGTCGTTCTTGAAGCTTTCCGTATCCGTCATTTCATAATCGAAGAATGATTTGATGACAATTTCTTCAAGGGTTTTGATGGAATAGCTGAATGTTAATCCGCCTTGATTGCAGGTTACGCTTCCAAATTCTTTCTGGGAGTTGTATGAGATATCTCCTGTTTCTCCATTTACGATAACGGTATAACTCGTGTCGGCCATGGAGTCGAAGTCGCCCTTGGAGGCAGAACTGGAGCTTGGTGGTGTAACTGCTGGCTCGCTGGGATTATCGGGCTGTCCCGCTGAAGGAATAGTGGAATTCTCTGAAGGAACGATGTAGAAGGTCTGATCATTGCAAATAATCAGAATTAAACTATCCAGGTTAGTGCCGTTCCTGTCATTTAAACTTGCTGCAGATGCCGAGGAGAGGATGATGCCTGAATTGCCTGTACTTGGATTGACTGCGACGGGATCTGAATTTTCGGCTGAACTGGAGGATTGTGCAGTTGTGGGCGTTGCGTCTGTTGAGGGATTTGCCGCAACCGTGTTTTCCTGCTCGTCCGTTCCCGCCAAATTGAACCCGCAGGCGGTCAACGCGGTTAACATGAAGTATGCAACCGGCTTGATTAATCTTGCAGCTGTTTTTGTGAGGGCGGAACTGGTCATGTTTCTCTCCTAAACCTTTTCTGTCAACGGGAACAGCTGTAAATTTAATCGATAAACCTGATCAATGTTGTCGCATTTGTTCGCAATGGCTATGATTTTCTTGCGACATGCGTTTAGCTCGTCTGAAATCTGCTTGAATGTGTCTGCGTTTACGCCCATGGTGACGCCTGAAACATTCCTTTCATTGGAGTCGACGATGTCCAGGGATTCCCTGGCCA
This Fibrobacter sp. UWEL DNA region includes the following protein-coding sequences:
- a CDS encoding peptide chain release factor-like protein, translated to MHRDTYLRMSLDELLRACTLKGYQGSGPGGQHRNKTNTGVLLTLREFNLEIKSCEGRSAHENKVHALHRMQMALALQVRCEPASPEIPFPGSNGHIQTSNALFPLFVAHVFDIMASKGGDTKMAAAAFKLTPSALVKILRQDKACATKLQGSRQQNGQKPLKL
- a CDS encoding C25 family cysteine peptidase, yielding MKFPVLKICLGMLLAVPAMASRIVEDSRSKFVLDDEVVRSQVSKCDDPERSFVDDDNGVPYRSYRVALPSKNRPSVSLSGESLLPLGNSLQDTSSCEKGDFGRAPLRFTSVSVSDPYFKDGLWVADIRVPLYVKSGNSVALRKNYRVNVQFEKASQGVNPGKRALSSVINTSGAEKFGVSMNAARKAIRKASADQTADVSFLAQLLVTGDKNRPGSPSEDGLYAVDFKTIRTSLLSLGRQNDLDGIPVDQLCLYGASPDTISSFGPGAEGRNPNQIFEIPIEVRDHSPNGNGPDGTFNEGDSIVFIGYGNGFWKRADREDPSYVNGSMDYFHSYSPYSTYQSFLFGVKESGKGKRLSEVLPAVNGTGKDVDWMRYVRAEKDAILRDTYFGKDLDWESSTGKEWFWAWGEVSDTVEVSSSTLYTRETSSLPGLIAGGKNYVAVSYFPNRSVWDNTAYAGQKITSNLSGKTYAERMDEIWFVMDVNGTKATMDSLKKENMVLMPGGNFRMENAALKAEGNQYALTMLPSRRFQRFDGYSVAYQWTPVVDSAEWLLPGAVSGVINVPVPAGTQVMKFVDLQPVGLLNASSGMAKDSVNAAEDVRYLAVKKDVFRTSLKVSGIPSKRDGVISNLSRPNSNIEYLIITPTEFLAGADSIAEFRSSGKASSVIPTGIVTVEDIYRKYTAGRVSPGAIRNYIAYAREVCPNLNYVLLVGSGHFDYRGMNAKLGPIYIPPYEIEDKAVDDFYAVLDSGEQVMYGVYDLDVSLARLPVSSNEEVLNYYRKAKDYEMSGTMDFSNWRSVLLISADDGKNSGSVDKSKHTLTTESLNAVIDSASLKHGIRWNFKKVYLIDYEEDAAAQKKDAAEDFMNVLNQGALFTSYFGHGSMTDWASEGLMKVGYVTRLNNKGRNTILGSFSCTVGRFDFGVKKSLSEAFVLAKDVGAIASVGATRETWASSNRRFAEAYMLGGLVEGRSRLGDAFRYGKKAGSGKTSYNSDRYNEERYTLFGEPVVPLPNFTGLVHLDRELDTLRALDKVTLSGSVDNIQDGYVDLMITEGRFSRRVSLQVDDDSITIFNEGNLIFSEEVAVKNGRFETQFITPKKLSFGDSLTEIRMWAFDNKKSDVAKYLHRDMRIEGVSSYADSLKDTVPPTITIQPCYAGANAGFTNGEIVKLQTPACLQVVVEDSTALDFREQADEGISFEIAGVKDPFHPWPYLEQTSKMAKIRMNFAENLYPAGNYIFKVRALDVLGNRSVKMVYLDITDDLTAGLQNVYNVPNPMGKKGTTFYFKDLAVGKDAKIDIFIYNQNGKLVKVIKNAVSGVTHWDGRDNHGRLLANGLYHYVVRSQVSSGNDKKTFTKKQKLLISR
- a CDS encoding P-II family nitrogen regulator — protein: MKLITAYIQPERLNSVKQSLYEAEVFKMSVTNVLGCGQQKGHTQVYRGVETEVNLLKKICIRIAVNDEFVKPCIDAIIKGARSGNIGDGKIFVTELEQCIRIRTGETGPEAIG
- a CDS encoding ammonium transporter — its product is MADTLSTIVDTAAAVADTVSSAAAAVVETVTEAAAPVAAAVEAAPAAAAEAAPTVGDAIFMTENIWIMISAMLVFIMGLGFACVESGLCRAKSASNICFKNIAVPAIGISVYALLGFGLMYPGEFNGWLGFAGFGIGDWLNPANFTASYNGHFSLFTDWLFQAMFAATAATIVSGAVAERIKLSSFLVFTFFYVAFVYPVVGSWVWGGGWLSNFAGFGAEGFHDLAGSELVHSVGGWGALAGVLILGPRIGKYVNGKAHAIPAHNVPLATIGVFILWFGWWGFNGGSALSGNPFDTSLILVTTNLAAVAGIITATATSWIIAKKPDATMALNGCLAGLVAITAPADTVSPLSAWIIGAIGGVIVVLAVYMFEKLRLDDPVGALSVHLVNGIWGTLAVGIFDYTGRFNVATQALGVVAYAIPCFLAACLIFIVIKKTMGLRVSEKEELKGLDLAEHGQESYGGFQIFSNT